A single Pirellulaceae bacterium DNA region contains:
- the folD gene encoding bifunctional methylenetetrahydrofolate dehydrogenase/methenyltetrahydrofolate cyclohydrolase FolD, with product MTARILDGKATSAAIRQEIAGEVAAWIKSGAPVPQLAAVLVGDDPASQVYVRNKERACQQVGMHSRVMRLPATTSTGQLLDLLGQLNDDRQVHGILVQLPLPTGLDSQRVLDAVCPLKDVDAFAPENVGLLVQGRPRYLPCTPHGVLQLLARYNLQLAGRHVVVVGRSDIVGKPMAMMLVQKDIGFGDAFANATVTLCHSRSRDLSELTRSADVVIAAVGRPQLITADMVRPGAVVVDVGINRVGQQLVGDVDYLPVSQVVSAITPVPGGVGPLTIAMLLRNTWEACRLQHSRIVMD from the coding sequence GTGACTGCCAGGATTTTGGATGGTAAAGCAACCTCTGCTGCGATTCGTCAGGAAATCGCTGGTGAAGTTGCGGCTTGGATTAAGTCAGGTGCTCCTGTTCCTCAGCTGGCAGCTGTGCTGGTCGGTGATGATCCTGCCAGTCAAGTCTATGTCCGCAATAAGGAGCGCGCTTGTCAACAAGTTGGGATGCATAGCCGCGTCATGCGGTTACCGGCGACGACGTCAACTGGCCAGCTTCTGGATTTGCTGGGGCAGCTCAATGACGATCGACAGGTACATGGTATTCTCGTTCAACTGCCACTACCAACAGGCCTGGACTCGCAGCGAGTTCTGGATGCAGTTTGTCCTCTCAAAGATGTGGACGCTTTCGCCCCAGAAAATGTCGGACTATTAGTTCAAGGTCGTCCGCGATATCTTCCATGTACGCCCCATGGAGTGTTGCAACTCCTGGCACGATACAACTTGCAGCTGGCGGGCCGGCATGTTGTTGTGGTAGGTCGGAGTGACATTGTCGGTAAACCCATGGCGATGATGTTGGTGCAAAAGGATATCGGATTTGGAGATGCATTTGCTAATGCTACGGTAACGCTGTGCCATTCGCGCAGCCGTGACTTGTCGGAATTGACGCGGAGTGCCGATGTCGTGATTGCGGCGGTCGGCAGGCCTCAATTGATCACCGCTGACATGGTGCGTCCCGGCGCGGTAGTTGTCGATGTGGGCATCAATCGAGTCGGCCAGCAATTGGTCGGTGATGTCGATTATCTGCCAGTTAGCCAAGTGGTCAGCGCGATTACGCCTGTGCCAGGCGGTGTTGGACCGCTGACGATCGCCATGCTGCTGCGCAATACCTGGGAAGCTTGCCGATTGCAGCATTCTCGAATCGTAATGGATTAA
- the panC gene encoding pantoate--beta-alanine ligase: MNIVHRPEQAFAQLVQWRDAGLRSGLVPTMGALHEGHLSLVRRSRAECDRTVVTIFVNPTQFGPREDFHKYPRTPEDDYQALRELEVDLVFAPSLEQLYPDGFSTFVEPPAAARRLEGEFRPGHFRGVATIVLKLFQILPASVAYFGQKDYQQLTVIRRMVDDLNVPIRVEGCPTVREPDGLALSSRNRYLTSDQRPRARCLWLALQAVKQALENGQRQVQTLETLMRDTLMDNGADRIDYARIVDANSLADLKQVDQAVVALIAVHIGTTRLIDNCFLQV; the protein is encoded by the coding sequence TTGAACATTGTACACCGCCCGGAGCAGGCATTCGCTCAATTGGTTCAATGGCGTGACGCAGGCCTACGCAGTGGACTGGTCCCCACCATGGGTGCCCTGCACGAAGGCCACTTGTCGCTTGTGCGCAGATCCAGGGCAGAGTGCGATCGAACAGTGGTGACGATCTTCGTGAATCCCACTCAGTTTGGTCCCCGCGAGGACTTCCACAAGTATCCGCGCACTCCAGAGGACGACTATCAGGCCCTCCGCGAGCTTGAGGTGGATTTGGTATTTGCTCCGAGTCTCGAACAGCTTTATCCCGATGGCTTTTCAACCTTTGTCGAGCCGCCGGCTGCAGCGCGGCGTCTGGAAGGCGAATTTCGTCCTGGACACTTTCGAGGCGTGGCGACCATAGTGCTCAAGCTGTTTCAAATTCTACCGGCGAGCGTAGCCTATTTTGGTCAGAAAGATTATCAACAACTAACGGTCATTCGCCGAATGGTAGACGACCTGAATGTCCCCATACGCGTAGAAGGTTGTCCGACGGTTCGTGAACCAGACGGCTTGGCGCTGAGCAGCCGCAATCGATACTTAACATCTGACCAGCGACCACGAGCTAGATGCTTGTGGCTGGCGCTGCAGGCGGTTAAGCAGGCTTTGGAAAATGGTCAGCGGCAAGTTCAAACCCTGGAAACGCTAATGCGCGACACGTTGATGGACAATGGAGCTGATCGCATTGACTACGCGCGCATTGTAGACGCGAATTCACTTGCCGACCTGAAGCAAGTCGATCAGGCTGTTGTGGCACTGATCGCAGTCCATATCGGCACAACGCGACTGATCGACAACTGTTTTCTGCAGGTTTAA
- a CDS encoding 3-oxoacyl-ACP reductase, translated as MSDKYLNFVNSAWGRTITKRLGLPQPVQLDRYREGAGPLSGSTIIDASEGAVFARAIRAWADGNPVPVYASHDFDASQKLRAVVYDASGITQVDALVQLHQFFNPILRSFGKCTRVVVVGLIPEHCCPSQQIAQRALLGFVKALAKEMRLGGTVNLLWVQPGAERELLWPLSFLASDRSAYVSGQPLRVRRAESEATLDFARPLIGRNVLITGAARGIGRSIAQLMQRRGAHVSVLDIPRAEVELTKLAAELKGDWLTLDVTDGHAAQQIGRHFAERPLHAIIHNAGITRDKKLANMQTQAWHQVLNTNLACQERINQNLIETGVLQRGSGIVLVSSISGIGGIAGQTNYSASKAGVIGMVDAYAESYFQQGIALNAVAPGFIDTEMIATIPLALREAGRRMNSLAQAGLPVDVAETIAMLAQGVDYGLYGNVLRVCGQAVMGA; from the coding sequence ATGTCCGATAAATACCTGAACTTCGTCAATTCTGCTTGGGGCCGCACGATTACCAAGCGTTTGGGCTTACCGCAGCCCGTCCAACTAGATCGTTACCGCGAAGGTGCCGGGCCACTGAGCGGGTCGACGATTATCGATGCCAGTGAAGGTGCCGTTTTTGCGCGCGCGATACGGGCATGGGCAGACGGCAATCCGGTACCTGTTTACGCGTCGCACGACTTTGATGCGTCACAAAAATTGCGCGCCGTGGTGTACGATGCGTCGGGAATAACCCAGGTCGATGCGTTGGTTCAATTACACCAGTTCTTCAATCCCATTCTGCGCTCGTTTGGAAAATGCACTCGCGTAGTAGTTGTGGGGCTGATTCCTGAGCATTGCTGCCCGTCGCAGCAGATTGCGCAGAGAGCCTTGTTGGGATTTGTAAAGGCTCTTGCCAAAGAAATGCGGTTAGGTGGGACGGTCAATCTGTTATGGGTTCAACCAGGTGCCGAGCGCGAGTTGCTGTGGCCCTTATCGTTCTTAGCATCGGATCGCAGTGCGTATGTGTCTGGACAACCGTTAAGGGTGCGGCGAGCCGAGTCGGAAGCGACGTTGGATTTTGCACGACCGCTGATCGGTCGCAACGTGTTGATTACGGGGGCTGCGCGCGGAATTGGCAGGTCAATCGCCCAGTTGATGCAGCGTCGCGGTGCGCATGTTAGTGTGCTGGATATTCCGCGAGCCGAAGTCGAGTTGACCAAGTTGGCTGCAGAATTGAAGGGTGATTGGTTGACCTTGGATGTGACTGATGGCCATGCTGCCCAGCAGATCGGCCGGCATTTTGCGGAACGGCCTCTGCACGCGATCATTCACAATGCGGGTATCACGCGCGACAAGAAGTTGGCCAATATGCAAACTCAAGCGTGGCATCAAGTATTGAATACCAATTTGGCATGTCAGGAGCGGATCAACCAAAACTTGATCGAGACCGGAGTCTTGCAGCGCGGTTCGGGTATCGTGCTGGTATCTTCGATTTCTGGGATTGGCGGCATCGCCGGTCAAACCAATTATAGCGCCAGCAAAGCGGGAGTGATCGGCATGGTGGATGCCTATGCCGAAAGCTACTTCCAGCAAGGCATTGCCCTGAATGCGGTCGCGCCTGGCTTTATTGACACGGAGATGATCGCCACCATCCCTTTGGCTCTACGCGAAGCTGGCCGGCGCATGAATTCATTAGCGCAGGCCGGTTTGCCGGTAGACGTCGCTGAAACCATCGCCATGTTAGCTCAGGGTGTGGATTACGGACTGTACGGCAACGTGCTCCGCGTGTGCGGTCAAGCGGTCATGGGCGCTTGA
- a CDS encoding Rrf2 family transcriptional regulator, producing MFSQTVEYALRAMVQLAHTGQEGCSTNTLAERTLVPRAYLSKVLQSLRASGLLNSQRGIGGGVYLARPAEAISILEVVNAIEPIRRIHSCPMGALSHADHLCALHTKVDSALAKMEEMFGGTTLADMISGKHCGAIPLCEVAQCRKN from the coding sequence TTGTTTTCTCAAACTGTCGAATACGCACTTCGTGCCATGGTTCAATTGGCACATACGGGACAAGAGGGGTGCTCCACCAATACCTTGGCCGAACGCACTCTAGTTCCGCGGGCTTATTTGTCGAAAGTTTTACAGAGCCTGCGAGCCTCTGGACTGCTCAATTCACAACGGGGAATAGGCGGTGGCGTTTACTTGGCCCGTCCGGCAGAGGCCATTTCAATATTGGAAGTAGTCAACGCCATCGAACCCATTAGGCGCATCCACAGCTGCCCAATGGGTGCTCTCTCGCATGCTGACCACCTGTGCGCTCTGCATACCAAAGTCGATAGTGCTTTGGCAAAAATGGAAGAAATGTTCGGCGGAACTACCCTGGCGGACATGATTTCAGGCAAGCACTGTGGGGCGATTCCACTATGCGAAGTCGCCCAGTGTCGCAAGAATTAA
- a CDS encoding PIN/TRAM domain-containing protein gives MALFILRVVFISVTAGIATLALRMNLDGPTFLPYLIIFGTVLLALGVIAADVFTPRKRIEVLSAVYFGLLVGVLLTYVAILALTPLFPVNQASGPMWLITGAIVCYTCISLLLQTKDDFRFLIPYVEFSRELKGARPLVLDTSAIIDGRLAELTDTKIIENQLVLPGFVLAELQAIADSNDRMRRARGRRGLDIVNRLRNESDLDVQIYDRELPEFAGQPVDMKLVFLAKHLEGKLVTGDFNLNKVAKVHNVQVINLNEVAAALRPQFLPGEAFQVRVVKPGEGPEQGIGYLDDGTMVVIEGARHRINATLNVVVTSTLQTPAGRMLFAKVDESSVRV, from the coding sequence ATGGCACTGTTCATACTGCGGGTTGTCTTCATTTCCGTGACGGCTGGGATTGCGACGCTGGCGCTGCGCATGAACTTGGACGGCCCGACGTTTCTCCCCTATCTGATCATCTTCGGAACGGTGCTGTTGGCTCTGGGCGTTATAGCAGCCGATGTTTTCACGCCGAGAAAGAGAATTGAAGTACTTTCAGCGGTCTATTTTGGGCTATTAGTAGGGGTTTTGTTGACTTACGTCGCCATCTTGGCTCTCACGCCGCTTTTCCCGGTGAATCAGGCATCTGGACCAATGTGGCTGATCACGGGCGCCATCGTGTGCTATACCTGTATCAGCCTGTTGCTGCAGACTAAAGACGATTTTCGTTTCCTGATCCCGTATGTCGAGTTCTCTCGTGAGCTGAAAGGGGCTCGCCCCCTAGTGCTGGATACCAGCGCGATTATCGACGGTCGACTGGCAGAGTTGACCGACACCAAGATCATCGAAAATCAATTGGTTTTGCCTGGTTTTGTGCTAGCCGAACTGCAGGCCATCGCCGACAGCAATGACCGAATGCGTCGAGCGCGCGGACGACGAGGACTGGATATCGTAAATCGCCTGCGGAACGAATCGGACCTTGACGTCCAAATATACGACCGCGAGCTGCCAGAATTTGCCGGCCAACCTGTCGATATGAAGCTGGTTTTCTTAGCCAAGCACCTGGAAGGCAAATTGGTAACCGGCGATTTTAACCTCAATAAGGTTGCCAAGGTCCACAATGTTCAGGTAATCAATTTGAATGAAGTTGCGGCTGCCCTACGACCACAGTTTTTACCTGGCGAAGCCTTTCAGGTACGCGTCGTAAAGCCCGGCGAGGGTCCCGAGCAGGGCATTGGCTACTTGGATGATGGAACGATGGTAGTGATCGAAGGTGCTCGCCATCGAATCAATGCAACACTCAACGTAGTGGTCACTAGTACTTTGCAAACTCCGGCTGGCCGAATGCTATTCGCCAAAGTAGATGAGTCTTCCGTGCGCGTGTGA